Proteins encoded together in one Aminipila butyrica window:
- a CDS encoding DHA2 family efflux MFS transporter permease subunit, with protein sequence MKKNDELYKWLALSVVLIGTFMSVLSSSLINLALPKMMSVFGVTLSDITWVVTAYSLAMGAVVPLTGFLSDTIGIKKLYIIALTMFTVGSALSGMAWSNSVMILFRVIQAIGGGLMSPVGMSIVFAIFPVEERGKALGIWGVAAMAAPALGPTLGGYILSNLDWRLLFYINVPIGIFGIIFAFLLLREGEKKPYQGNFDLIGFITSVVGIVCTLYVVGKWSTLSWKEIHYPILLTIGIFSLILFVINELTHPNPLLDLRVLKLYDYALSQIISCVLVMALMGGSYILPLYLQNVKGLSAMQSGLVMLPSAIAAAITMPISGAIFDKFGAKVVTIPGLFILLWGSYHLTYLSADTANGTIMMVSFIRGIGLGLAMMPINTVGMNAVPLNLTGRASALTNTLRNIFSSISVTIVATMMTTQTNSNYARLAEDVTLSNQAVAGTIKQIQAVYLTSGMTTADAQASAISAIAGVLQKQAYLDAINYTIAFTVVTVLIPVVLVFLLRAQKQKEIFKV encoded by the coding sequence TTGAAGAAGAATGATGAGCTTTACAAATGGCTGGCTTTGTCGGTGGTGCTGATTGGAACTTTTATGAGTGTTTTGAGCAGCAGCCTGATCAACCTGGCGCTGCCAAAGATGATGTCCGTGTTTGGTGTTACCCTGTCGGATATCACCTGGGTGGTGACGGCGTATTCTTTAGCTATGGGAGCCGTGGTTCCTTTGACTGGATTTTTAAGCGACACCATCGGCATTAAGAAGTTATATATTATCGCCTTGACCATGTTTACAGTAGGATCCGCCTTGTCGGGCATGGCTTGGAGCAACAGCGTTATGATTTTATTTCGGGTAATTCAGGCCATCGGCGGCGGACTGATGAGCCCGGTGGGCATGTCTATCGTCTTTGCCATTTTTCCGGTAGAGGAACGGGGCAAGGCCCTGGGCATCTGGGGGGTGGCAGCTATGGCAGCTCCGGCTTTGGGCCCTACTTTGGGGGGATACATCTTGTCCAACCTGGACTGGCGACTGCTGTTTTACATCAATGTACCTATCGGCATCTTCGGTATTATCTTTGCCTTTCTGCTGCTCCGGGAGGGAGAGAAGAAGCCTTATCAAGGAAATTTTGACTTAATTGGTTTTATCACTTCGGTGGTAGGCATCGTCTGTACTTTATATGTGGTAGGGAAATGGTCTACCTTGAGCTGGAAGGAGATTCATTATCCCATCCTGCTGACCATCGGTATATTCAGTTTGATTTTATTTGTTATTAACGAACTGACTCACCCCAATCCTTTGTTGGACCTGCGGGTGCTGAAACTGTATGATTATGCCTTGAGCCAGATTATCAGCTGTGTACTGGTGATGGCACTTATGGGCGGCAGCTACATTCTTCCTTTGTATCTGCAAAATGTCAAAGGCTTGTCTGCTATGCAGAGTGGTCTGGTGATGCTGCCCTCAGCCATTGCGGCGGCCATTACCATGCCTATAAGCGGGGCAATCTTTGACAAGTTCGGGGCTAAAGTGGTGACCATACCGGGGCTGTTTATCTTGTTGTGGGGCTCCTACCATCTGACGTATTTAAGTGCGGATACGGCCAACGGCACGATTATGATGGTGTCTTTTATCCGGGGAATTGGCCTAGGGTTAGCCATGATGCCGATTAATACGGTGGGCATGAATGCAGTGCCCTTGAACCTGACAGGCAGAGCCTCGGCGTTGACCAATACCCTGCGAAACATATTCAGTTCCATCAGCGTCACCATCGTCGCAACCATGATGACGACTCAAACCAACAGCAATTATGCTCGATTGGCGGAAGACGTGACCTTGTCAAATCAGGCAGTAGCTGGTACAATAAAACAGATACAAGCTGTTTATCTGACTTCGGGCATGACTACTGCTGATGCCCAGGCATCTGCTATCAGTGCTATCGCCGGGGTCT
- a CDS encoding HlyD family secretion protein → MESKRKVLLGSVVGAMLVALSCIGIYYWYQGSFFVTTEDAKVTGDMVKVSPQMTGKLLELNVEEGQTLVEDQIIGRQEMGSLADINLEQSVIRSPISGFVLKKQATPGELVSTGQTLIMMADPAKLYISANIEETDVAKLQVGQQVDITVDALDGQKMTGQIQSIGKAANSAFSLLSGASSGTFTKVVQRVPVKIVFDEGQNYDGLLLGTNAVIKIHIR, encoded by the coding sequence ATGGAATCAAAAAGAAAAGTGCTGCTGGGGTCCGTGGTGGGCGCCATGCTGGTGGCCTTGAGCTGCATCGGCATTTATTATTGGTATCAGGGCAGTTTCTTCGTAACGACAGAAGATGCTAAGGTAACGGGGGATATGGTAAAGGTTTCTCCTCAGATGACTGGGAAGTTGTTGGAGCTCAATGTAGAAGAAGGACAGACCTTGGTAGAGGATCAGATTATTGGCCGTCAGGAGATGGGCAGTTTGGCTGATATTAATTTGGAACAGTCGGTTATTCGTTCCCCTATTTCGGGGTTTGTGCTGAAAAAACAGGCAACCCCTGGAGAATTGGTGTCTACTGGTCAGACCTTAATTATGATGGCTGATCCGGCTAAGTTATACATAAGTGCCAACATTGAGGAAACCGATGTGGCTAAGTTGCAGGTGGGCCAGCAGGTGGACATTACCGTAGATGCTTTGGACGGTCAGAAGATGACGGGGCAGATTCAGTCGATTGGAAAAGCAGCTAATTCTGCCTTTTCCCTTCTGTCCGGAGCTAGCAGCGGCACCTTTACCAAGGTGGTTCAGCGAGTGCCAGTGAAAATTGTCTTTGATGAGGGTCAGAATTACGATGGGCTTCTGCTGGGTACCAATGCCGTAATCAAGATTCACATTCGATAA
- a CDS encoding efflux RND transporter periplasmic adaptor subunit: MERLNKKILLIAGCMIIAILLIFLGRSIIQTKSPSVSQDVEAKQATAQLAYLMAGKVDAVESADVSTKASGKIAELNVDVGSVVTKGQVLGRIDMQEVPAQMSQAQSTIDMANINLTNAQSGYNRTQELYQSDMVSKEAMESAQKQLDTAQAQLKQAQASLALINATSSNGVIVAPVSGTVTAKKINPGEMASSGATLMTIVNPDKTYISAYLPARLSDKVQQGQKVTIRISELPDKLFAGQVSLVDSVVDAQNKNILVKVNMLENDAAVKVGMFAEIALDE; the protein is encoded by the coding sequence ATGGAAAGACTAAACAAGAAAATACTGCTTATAGCAGGCTGCATGATTATAGCAATTCTTCTGATATTCTTGGGAAGATCTATCATACAGACAAAATCTCCGTCGGTTAGTCAGGACGTCGAGGCGAAACAAGCAACGGCGCAGTTGGCTTATCTGATGGCGGGGAAGGTGGACGCTGTAGAGAGCGCAGATGTATCCACGAAAGCCTCGGGCAAAATTGCTGAGCTAAATGTAGATGTAGGCTCCGTAGTAACCAAGGGACAGGTTCTGGGGCGAATTGATATGCAGGAAGTGCCGGCTCAGATGAGTCAGGCGCAGTCCACCATTGATATGGCCAATATTAACTTGACTAACGCTCAGAGCGGCTACAACCGAACGCAGGAGTTGTATCAGTCTGATATGGTTTCCAAGGAAGCCATGGAGAGTGCACAGAAACAGCTGGACACAGCACAAGCTCAGCTGAAGCAGGCACAGGCTAGTCTGGCCCTGATTAACGCTACTTCTTCCAATGGTGTCATTGTGGCTCCTGTATCTGGCACAGTTACAGCAAAGAAGATTAATCCGGGGGAAATGGCTTCGTCGGGAGCAACGCTTATGACCATCGTCAATCCGGATAAGACGTATATCAGCGCTTATTTGCCAGCTAGATTGTCCGACAAGGTACAGCAGGGGCAGAAGGTGACTATCCGCATCTCAGAGCTGCCAGATAAGCTTTTTGCCGGGCAGGTGTCTCTGGTGGATTCTGTGGTAGATGCCCAAAATAAGAATATTTTAGTGAAGGTAAACATGTTGGAGAATGATGCTGCTGTCAAAGTCGGGATGTTTGCTGAGATTGCATTAGATGAATAA
- a CDS encoding DUF4127 family protein, with product MKKKALSWLLCAALILTMIPAGAVTAWADTTNKPAAAAEVNASPITTEAAEKTAAVTTSALTTIDLSNATGPAISNTGKEPVLAYVPLDNRPVNVDRVIYEAESAGFQVIMPEEDLCATRLDGQPLNSNGTPYGDSKKLMAWIEEMDQKTDYFVISLDQLLSGGLVNSRTLYGGSYSDEYQMIDKLVELSQNNQVYIVDTVARLATCTVGYQGADLNTYNAMRQYNLQGRYVLKSRDLTVKNIIADYTKSEKGGKLANNSVYAKEINHSLKTRERKLKLIDYLLSMDGAGRMKYFIGIDDSNPQNTIQTNEVNYLKKKLDGRGLIYSGADELGMMAVLNLMIDYYGYNVNASATYFGNTESSGSGSVYDMETVKENLEKHLESIGINLVDRKKADIEIVVLTSPSTAILNSKYIDQAIDYINGNISKGIPTIVINSAPSAYSGNLEYRMTRECEMSMLLAYSSWGTVGNSIGLALCNGVSRYLYLHSRDNSSDTADIAFLKGLIFSYEKDISYIRGGGKTLFNDYLTSNGWSTSNFYQSDEQVKTVNAALENMLKTSEYNVTVGDIVDNLTGCRYFKGLDGECGIIGKINLSNYSAPFFRTYEIHFDIGVKLSDITLKGVKDALTVDLPYIPAAGELTYSYDLYYMDQNGKLQKLPVIYNKQTGQVTFATNAMPNFFTAVLTMDADKAASLFVDVHLSAWYFDYVMYAYEKGLMSGTSSNTFQPSSPMTRGMMVYALYQMAGEPTAKNTALPADVKGWYEPAAAWALEKGISSVNSQGLFGAGEALTREELAHMLWQYGKIAGLDMEGGSSTGVYGYADVFAVEPELREAMDWTCRTGILTGTSGGTLLAPKSTATRAEVAAMLKRLSLLQ from the coding sequence ATGAAAAAGAAAGCTTTGAGCTGGCTGCTCTGCGCAGCCCTGATATTGACGATGATACCGGCAGGAGCCGTCACCGCTTGGGCGGATACGACGAACAAACCAGCTGCCGCCGCGGAGGTTAATGCCAGCCCAATCACCACAGAAGCTGCGGAGAAAACAGCCGCCGTTACCACTTCGGCGCTTACTACTATTGATTTGAGCAACGCCACGGGCCCGGCTATTTCCAACACCGGAAAGGAACCGGTGCTGGCTTATGTGCCACTGGACAACCGACCGGTAAATGTAGACCGGGTAATCTATGAAGCAGAATCTGCTGGATTTCAGGTAATTATGCCGGAGGAGGATTTATGCGCGACCCGATTGGACGGCCAGCCGCTGAACTCCAACGGAACGCCTTATGGAGACAGTAAAAAACTGATGGCCTGGATTGAAGAGATGGACCAGAAGACCGATTACTTCGTCATTTCTCTGGATCAGCTGCTCTCCGGGGGACTGGTCAATTCACGGACGTTGTATGGTGGGAGCTACAGTGATGAATATCAGATGATTGACAAGCTGGTGGAGCTGTCTCAGAACAATCAGGTCTATATTGTAGATACGGTGGCCCGACTAGCTACTTGTACGGTAGGCTATCAAGGGGCAGATTTGAATACATACAATGCAATGCGTCAGTATAACCTACAGGGGCGGTACGTGCTAAAGAGCCGAGATTTGACGGTGAAGAATATCATCGCCGACTACACCAAGAGCGAAAAGGGCGGCAAGCTGGCGAATAACTCTGTCTATGCCAAAGAAATTAATCACTCGTTAAAAACCCGGGAGCGGAAGCTGAAGCTTATCGACTATCTGCTTTCTATGGATGGAGCCGGGCGGATGAAATACTTCATTGGAATCGATGATTCTAACCCCCAGAACACCATTCAGACCAACGAGGTTAACTATCTGAAGAAAAAACTGGATGGACGGGGCCTGATTTATTCTGGGGCTGATGAACTGGGGATGATGGCCGTGCTGAACCTGATGATTGATTACTACGGGTACAATGTTAATGCATCCGCCACCTATTTCGGCAATACAGAAAGCTCGGGCTCGGGCTCAGTATATGATATGGAGACGGTAAAAGAAAATCTGGAAAAGCATCTGGAGAGCATCGGTATCAACTTAGTAGACCGCAAGAAAGCGGATATTGAAATCGTCGTGCTGACTTCACCCTCCACAGCTATTTTGAATTCTAAATATATCGACCAGGCTATCGACTATATTAATGGCAACATCAGCAAGGGCATCCCAACTATCGTTATTAATTCGGCACCTTCGGCTTACAGCGGCAACTTGGAGTACCGGATGACCAGAGAGTGTGAGATGAGTATGCTGCTGGCTTACAGCAGCTGGGGAACGGTGGGAAATTCTATCGGCCTTGCCTTGTGCAACGGTGTTTCTCGGTATTTGTACCTGCACAGCAGAGATAACAGCAGCGATACAGCAGACATTGCCTTTCTAAAAGGGCTGATTTTCTCCTATGAAAAGGATATCAGCTACATTCGAGGAGGCGGAAAGACTTTATTTAACGATTACTTGACCAGTAACGGCTGGTCTACCAGCAATTTTTACCAGAGCGATGAACAAGTAAAAACAGTCAATGCCGCCTTGGAAAACATGCTGAAAACCTCAGAGTACAACGTGACGGTGGGGGATATCGTGGATAATCTCACCGGTTGTCGGTATTTCAAGGGCTTAGATGGCGAATGTGGGATTATCGGCAAGATTAACCTGAGCAATTATTCCGCCCCGTTTTTCCGAACCTATGAGATTCACTTTGACATCGGCGTGAAGCTTAGCGACATCACCTTAAAAGGGGTCAAGGACGCCCTGACTGTGGATCTGCCTTATATTCCAGCAGCAGGTGAGCTGACATATTCTTACGACTTATATTACATGGATCAAAACGGCAAGCTGCAGAAGCTGCCGGTAATCTATAACAAGCAGACTGGGCAGGTGACCTTTGCCACCAATGCGATGCCGAACTTTTTTACCGCGGTGCTGACGATGGATGCCGACAAGGCGGCCTCCCTCTTTGTGGATGTGCATTTGTCAGCCTGGTATTTTGACTATGTTATGTACGCTTATGAAAAGGGGCTTATGAGCGGTACCAGCAGCAATACCTTCCAGCCATCTAGTCCCATGACCCGAGGCATGATGGTCTATGCCCTCTATCAGATGGCGGGGGAACCGACGGCAAAGAACACTGCTCTTCCAGCAGATGTAAAGGGTTGGTATGAGCCTGCTGCGGCCTGGGCGCTGGAAAAGGGTATCTCTTCGGTGAACAGCCAGGGGCTGTTCGGTGCAGGAGAAGCCCTCACCAGAGAGGAGCTGGCGCACATGCTCTGGCAGTATGGTAAAATTGCCGGATTGGACATGGAGGGTGGCAGCTCAACGGGAGTCTACGGCTATGCGGATGTATTTGCTGTTGAGCCGGAGCTGCGGGAGGCTATGGACTGGACCTGCCGAACTGGCATTTTGACAGGAACCAGCGGCGGGACGCTTTTAGCACCTAAGAGTACGGCCACCAGAGCGGAAGTGGCGGCCATGCTAAAAAGACTTTCCCTGCTTCAGTAA
- a CDS encoding toxic anion resistance protein: MSENLKDMDILAPTLTLEPFPEEGADAAGLAQMVESPEQQPAIQETPLTAEEQKLVNDFAAKIELSNSNLILQYGSGAQKKIADFSETALSNVRTKDLGEIGGALSDVVLELKSFDADEEKGFLGIFKRSANKIASMKVKYEKAEVNVSKICTVLEGHQIQLLKDISMLDKMYDMNKVYFKELSMYILAGKQKLAQVQQQELPALEQKARNSGLPEDAQAANDLSALCNRFEKKLHDLELTRMISIQMAPQIRLVQNNDTLMSDKIQSTLVNTIPLWKSQMVLALGIANSQQAAQAQRTVTDMTNELLKKNADTLKMASIDTARESERGIVDMETLVSTNQSLISTLEEVTKIQEEGRQKRAQAETELNRLEGELKQKLLDIRK; this comes from the coding sequence ATGAGTGAAAATCTAAAAGATATGGATATACTGGCACCTACGCTGACGCTAGAACCTTTTCCAGAAGAAGGTGCCGATGCAGCAGGACTGGCTCAAATGGTGGAGAGCCCTGAGCAGCAGCCGGCTATTCAGGAAACGCCGTTGACGGCAGAAGAACAGAAACTGGTGAACGACTTTGCAGCGAAGATTGAGCTGAGCAATTCCAATTTGATTCTTCAATACGGTTCCGGTGCCCAGAAAAAGATTGCTGATTTTTCAGAGACAGCCTTAAGCAATGTGCGGACCAAGGATTTAGGGGAAATCGGCGGGGCCTTATCGGATGTGGTTCTGGAGTTGAAAAGCTTTGATGCCGACGAGGAGAAGGGGTTCTTGGGAATCTTTAAGCGTTCGGCTAACAAGATTGCTTCCATGAAGGTGAAGTATGAGAAGGCAGAAGTGAATGTGAGTAAAATCTGTACTGTTTTGGAAGGACACCAGATTCAGCTGTTAAAGGATATCTCTATGCTGGATAAAATGTACGATATGAACAAGGTATATTTTAAGGAATTATCTATGTACATCCTGGCAGGGAAGCAGAAGCTGGCGCAGGTGCAGCAGCAGGAATTACCGGCTCTGGAGCAAAAAGCCAGAAACAGCGGATTGCCGGAAGACGCTCAGGCAGCCAACGACCTGTCAGCCTTGTGCAATCGTTTTGAGAAAAAGCTTCATGACCTGGAACTAACACGGATGATTTCCATTCAGATGGCACCTCAGATTCGTTTAGTTCAGAACAACGATACCCTTATGTCTGACAAAATTCAATCCACTTTGGTTAACACCATTCCACTGTGGAAGAGTCAGATGGTGTTGGCTCTGGGGATTGCCAACTCTCAGCAAGCGGCACAGGCCCAGCGCACGGTAACAGATATGACGAACGAATTATTGAAAAAGAATGCAGATACTCTAAAAATGGCTTCTATTGATACTGCCCGAGAATCAGAGCGGGGGATTGTGGACATGGAGACCCTGGTCAGCACCAATCAGAGCTTAATTTCTACCTTGGAAGAAGTGACAAAAATCCAGGAGGAAGGCCGTCAGAAGCGAGCCCAGGCGGAAACGGAGCTAAATCGCCTGGAGGGCGAGCTAAAACAAAAACTGTTGGATATTCGCAAATAA